The Nocardia arthritidis genome has a window encoding:
- a CDS encoding sugar ABC transporter ATP-binding protein yields the protein MTDPLIAEARGVSKRFGRTVALDEVHLEVTAGRTHALVGRNGAGKSTLVSILTGLAAPDAGQVRFNGEPAPALADRDGWRARVACVYQKSTIVPDLSVAENLFIGAQGFGGRIVNWRKLRGRARELLDTWSVPVEVDTTARELSVEHRQLVEIARSLSHGARFIILDEPTAQLDGPAIKRLFARIGDLQAQGVTFLFISHHLDETYEICRDITVFRDARHVVTAPAAELGKRELIAAMTGDAVALETSVPRAAPEISAEPALAVENLTRAGEYDGIGLEVGPGEIVGLAGGGSSGRTEVAETIVGLRRAANGSIRVNGVPLRRGGVPAALRAGIGFVPRDRHEEGLVPEMSVADNATLTVPRRLGRFGIISRRARNTLTDKAVQDLDIKVDGAEQSVAELSGGNQQKVVFARALATDPAVLVLITPTAGVDVRSKDTLRAVLRGVAERGTAVLVVSDELDDLRDCDRVLVMRQGRLRAEFEKGWGDRELVAAMEGMS from the coding sequence ATGACCGATCCGCTGATCGCCGAGGCGCGCGGCGTCTCGAAACGGTTCGGCCGCACCGTCGCACTCGACGAGGTACACCTCGAGGTGACGGCCGGTCGCACACACGCGCTGGTCGGCCGCAACGGTGCGGGCAAATCGACACTGGTGTCGATCCTCACCGGACTGGCCGCGCCGGACGCGGGGCAGGTGCGGTTCAACGGCGAACCCGCACCCGCTCTCGCCGACCGGGACGGCTGGCGGGCCAGGGTGGCGTGCGTTTACCAGAAGTCGACGATCGTCCCGGATCTCTCGGTGGCCGAGAACCTCTTCATCGGCGCGCAGGGTTTCGGCGGCCGAATCGTCAACTGGCGCAAGCTGCGTGGCCGCGCACGGGAACTGCTCGACACCTGGTCGGTGCCGGTCGAGGTGGACACGACGGCCAGGGAGCTCTCGGTGGAGCACCGGCAACTGGTGGAGATCGCCCGCTCGCTGTCGCACGGCGCGCGGTTCATCATCCTGGACGAACCGACCGCGCAACTCGACGGTCCCGCGATCAAGCGGCTTTTCGCGCGCATCGGCGATCTGCAGGCGCAGGGCGTGACCTTCCTGTTCATCTCGCACCACCTCGACGAAACCTATGAAATCTGCCGGGACATCACGGTTTTCCGCGATGCGCGGCACGTCGTCACCGCACCCGCCGCCGAACTCGGCAAGCGCGAGCTGATCGCCGCGATGACCGGGGACGCGGTCGCGCTGGAGACATCGGTGCCCCGAGCCGCACCCGAAATTTCGGCCGAACCCGCGCTCGCGGTGGAAAACCTCACGCGGGCAGGTGAATACGACGGCATCGGACTGGAAGTCGGTCCGGGCGAGATCGTCGGGCTGGCGGGCGGCGGCAGCAGCGGGCGCACCGAGGTGGCCGAAACGATCGTCGGATTGCGCAGGGCCGCAAACGGTTCCATCCGGGTCAACGGTGTGCCGCTGCGGCGCGGCGGCGTCCCTGCCGCGCTGCGCGCCGGAATAGGCTTCGTGCCGCGCGACCGGCACGAGGAGGGACTGGTGCCGGAGATGAGCGTTGCCGACAATGCGACGCTCACCGTGCCGCGACGGCTCGGGCGATTCGGCATCATCTCCCGGCGCGCCCGGAACACGCTGACGGACAAGGCCGTTCAGGATCTGGATATCAAGGTCGACGGGGCCGAGCAGAGCGTCGCGGAGCTGTCCGGCGGCAATCAGCAGAAGGTGGTGTTCGCCCGCGCGCTGGCCACCGATCCGGCGGTGCTGGTGCTGATCACCCCGACCGCCGGAGTCGACGTCCGCTCGAAGGACACCCTGCGCGCGGTGCTGCGCGGGGTGGCCGAACGCGGCACCGCGGTGCTGGTGGTCTCCGACGAACTCGACGACCTGCGCGACTGCGACCGGGTGCTGGTCATGCGGCAGGGCCGACTGCGCGCCGAATTCGAAAAAGGTTGGGGCGACCGCGAACTGGTCGCCGCCATGGAAGGAATGTCATGA
- a CDS encoding sugar ABC transporter substrate-binding protein, giving the protein MKTARILVAASCAALVVGAAACTREPTNNGGAPAVKVGTGAENGVLVGADQPRSDSDFWSAYAGYLGPKAAQAGVKLENTSSDNDANRLKSNVDTLLSKNVKAIVMAPQDTAAVKPAIAAAAAKNVPVISVDTRPDSGGAYMVVRADNRAYGTKSCVFLGETLKGTGKVVEFQGDLSSINGRDRSEAFADCMKSRYPGIKVIEIPTDWKGDRAASGLQDKLLTDPDINGIYMQAGGVFLQPTLALLKRSGKLVKAGAPGHITIVSNDGIKAELDGIADGEIDATVSQPADLYAQYAAFYAKAATEGRKFAPGPTDHGSVIVDTGVSGMLEDQLPAPVVTRAGGKVGELDTVAPTAPGLWGHGG; this is encoded by the coding sequence ATGAAAACCGCCAGGATTCTGGTCGCCGCCAGCTGCGCGGCGCTGGTCGTCGGCGCGGCGGCCTGTACCAGGGAGCCGACGAACAACGGTGGCGCACCGGCCGTCAAGGTCGGCACCGGTGCGGAGAACGGCGTGCTGGTCGGCGCGGATCAGCCGCGCTCGGATTCCGACTTCTGGAGCGCCTACGCCGGATACCTCGGCCCGAAGGCCGCCCAGGCGGGGGTGAAGCTGGAGAACACCTCGTCCGACAACGACGCGAACCGTCTCAAATCGAATGTGGACACGCTGCTGTCCAAGAACGTCAAGGCGATCGTCATGGCGCCGCAGGACACCGCGGCCGTCAAACCGGCGATCGCCGCCGCCGCGGCCAAGAACGTGCCGGTGATCAGCGTCGACACCCGGCCCGACAGCGGCGGCGCGTATATGGTTGTGCGCGCGGACAACCGTGCGTACGGCACCAAATCCTGCGTCTTCCTCGGCGAAACCCTTAAGGGCACAGGCAAAGTCGTCGAATTCCAGGGCGACCTCAGCTCGATCAACGGACGCGATCGGTCGGAGGCGTTCGCCGACTGCATGAAATCCCGCTACCCCGGTATCAAGGTGATCGAGATCCCCACCGACTGGAAGGGTGACCGCGCCGCCTCCGGCCTGCAGGACAAGCTGCTCACCGATCCCGATATCAACGGCATCTACATGCAGGCGGGCGGCGTATTCCTGCAGCCGACGCTGGCCCTGCTCAAGCGCTCCGGAAAATTGGTGAAAGCCGGTGCGCCGGGCCATATTACGATCGTCTCCAATGACGGCATCAAGGCCGAGCTGGACGGCATCGCCGACGGCGAGATCGATGCGACGGTCTCCCAGCCCGCGGATCTGTACGCGCAGTACGCCGCGTTCTACGCGAAGGCCGCCACCGAGGGCCGCAAATTCGCGCCCGGCCCAACCGATCACGGTTCGGTCATCGTCGATACCGGCGTCAGCGGCATGTTGGAGGACCAGCTCCCCGCGCCGGTGGTGACCCGCGCGGGCGGCAAGGTCGGCGAGCTCGATACGGTGGCGCCGACGGCGCCCGGACTGTGGGGACACGGCGGCTGA
- a CDS encoding enolase C-terminal domain-like protein — MPTALITALDTLDIRFPTSLELDGSDAMNPDPDYSAAYVILRTDDPDGLAGHGFAFTIGRGNDVQRAAIQSLGRLVIGRSVAEITGDLGGFARILTADSQLRWLGPEKGVVHMAAGAVINAAWDLAAKRAGKPVWQLVSEMTPEQIVDLVDFRYLTDALTRDEALHILHTAAPGRAARAETLLATGYPAYTTSPGWLGYSDAKLARLARQAVADGFGTIKIKVGRDVDEDARRVEIARAAIGPDIGLAVDANQRWDVDAAVAWISRLAPAGLAWVEEPTSPDDILGHAEIRRRVAPVRISTGEHGQNRILFKQLLQAGAVDILQIDAARVGGVNENLAILLLAAKFGVPVVPHAGGVGLCELVQHLAMIDYVAISGTMDGRAIEYVDHLHEHFRDPVQVRGGRYLAPRTPGFSAEMLPTTLAAYAYPDGIAWHTEPFADNPAAASTKEYEIS, encoded by the coding sequence ATGCCGACGGCACTCATCACCGCGCTGGACACGCTGGATATCCGGTTTCCCACCTCGCTCGAACTGGACGGTTCGGATGCGATGAATCCGGACCCGGACTATTCCGCGGCCTACGTCATCCTGCGCACGGACGATCCGGACGGCCTGGCCGGTCACGGTTTCGCGTTCACCATCGGCCGCGGCAACGATGTGCAGCGCGCGGCCATCCAGTCGCTGGGGCGCCTGGTGATCGGGCGGTCTGTCGCCGAGATCACCGGGGATCTGGGCGGATTCGCCCGCATCCTCACCGCCGACTCCCAATTGCGCTGGCTGGGCCCGGAAAAGGGCGTCGTGCACATGGCGGCAGGCGCGGTGATCAACGCGGCCTGGGACCTCGCCGCCAAACGCGCCGGAAAACCGGTGTGGCAGTTGGTATCCGAGATGACACCGGAGCAGATCGTCGACCTCGTCGACTTCCGCTACCTGACCGACGCGCTCACCAGGGACGAGGCGCTGCATATCCTGCACACCGCGGCGCCGGGCCGCGCCGCCCGCGCCGAAACCCTGCTCGCCACCGGATATCCCGCCTACACCACCTCACCCGGCTGGCTGGGTTACTCCGATGCCAAACTGGCGCGGTTGGCCAGGCAGGCGGTGGCGGACGGCTTCGGCACCATCAAAATCAAGGTGGGTCGCGACGTCGACGAGGATGCCCGCCGCGTCGAAATCGCCAGGGCGGCAATAGGTCCCGACATCGGCCTGGCCGTCGACGCGAATCAGCGCTGGGATGTCGACGCCGCGGTCGCGTGGATAAGCAGGCTCGCTCCGGCGGGCCTGGCCTGGGTCGAGGAGCCGACCAGCCCGGACGACATCCTCGGCCACGCCGAGATCCGCCGCCGGGTCGCGCCGGTGCGCATCTCCACCGGCGAGCACGGCCAGAACCGGATCCTGTTCAAACAGCTGCTCCAGGCGGGCGCCGTCGACATACTGCAAATCGACGCCGCGCGGGTCGGCGGCGTCAACGAGAATCTGGCGATCCTGTTGCTGGCGGCCAAATTCGGCGTCCCGGTGGTGCCGCATGCGGGAGGCGTCGGACTCTGCGAGCTCGTGCAGCACCTGGCCATGATCGACTATGTGGCGATCAGCGGCACCATGGACGGCCGCGCCATCGAATACGTCGACCACCTGCACGAGCATTTCCGCGACCCGGTCCAGGTGCGCGGCGGTCGCTATCTCGCCCCGCGCACACCGGGTTTCAGCGCCGAAATGCTGCCGACCACCCTGGCCGCCTATGCCTATCCCGACGGAATCGCTTGGCACACCGAACCTTTCGCCGACAACCCGGCCGCCGCCTCGACAAAGGAGTACGAGATCTCATGA
- a CDS encoding SDR family NAD(P)-dependent oxidoreductase, with protein MSAQAFGGLTAIVTGGASGIGKAVSETLAAGGAWVAVLDRDLGAPTTGLAVRCDVTDDADVRAAVLTVAETYGGIDIVVNCAGIGAQGTIADHTDDEWRNVFEVNVFGTVRICRAALPHLRVSASAAIVNMCSIAATTGLPDRAVYSASKGAVLALTRAMAADHLTEGIRVNCVNPGTVDTPWVQRLLAASADPGAELTALRARQPHGRLVTAEEVAAAVAYLASPAAGSTTATMLEVDAGMHSLRLRAPASARSGQGEAAR; from the coding sequence ATGTCGGCGCAGGCATTCGGCGGGCTGACCGCGATCGTCACCGGTGGCGCGTCCGGAATCGGGAAGGCCGTCAGCGAAACGCTGGCCGCCGGGGGCGCGTGGGTGGCGGTGCTCGACCGCGACCTCGGCGCGCCGACCACCGGCCTCGCGGTGCGCTGCGATGTCACCGACGACGCCGACGTGCGCGCGGCGGTGCTTACCGTCGCCGAGACATACGGCGGCATCGATATCGTGGTGAACTGCGCGGGCATCGGCGCACAGGGCACCATCGCCGACCACACCGACGACGAGTGGCGAAATGTCTTCGAGGTCAATGTCTTCGGTACCGTCCGGATCTGCCGCGCCGCGCTGCCGCACCTGCGCGTCTCGGCGTCGGCCGCGATCGTCAACATGTGTTCCATCGCGGCGACCACCGGCCTGCCCGACCGCGCCGTCTACAGTGCCAGCAAGGGTGCGGTGCTCGCGCTGACCCGCGCCATGGCCGCCGACCATTTGACCGAAGGCATCCGCGTGAACTGTGTGAATCCCGGAACCGTCGATACACCGTGGGTGCAGCGGCTGCTGGCCGCCAGCGCCGATCCTGGCGCGGAGCTCACCGCGCTGCGGGCCAGGCAGCCGCACGGCAGGCTGGTGACAGCCGAGGAGGTCGCCGCCGCGGTCGCCTATCTGGCGAGTCCGGCCGCGGGTTCCACCACCGCGACCATGCTGGAGGTGGACGCGGGCATGCATTCGCTCCGGTTGCGGGCTCCGGCCTCCGCGCGCTCCGGCCAAGGGGAGGCGGCCCGGTGA
- a CDS encoding alpha-hydroxy acid oxidase, which translates to MTERRLPRPRELAPLVRFERPFAGLERKLQRAQTIWDLRELARKRTPKVAFDYTDGAADAEISLRRAREAFADLEFRPAILRNVAETDTSTMVLGKESALPFGIAPTGFTRMMHTAGELAGARAAERAGIPFTLSTMGTTAIEDLAAGTGERARNWFQLYMWTDRDRSLALVERAIRAGFDTLVITVDVPVAGARLRDARNGMTVPPSITMAGALDALRRPRWWWDFLTTEPLAFASLDRWSGTVAELLDAMFDPTVSFDDLAWLRDRWPGKVLVKGVQTVADAKRLAGVGADGIVLSNHGGRQLDRAPVPLHLLPSVVREVGADLEVHLDTGIMHGADIVAARALGARFTLIGRAYLYGLMAGGEAGVDRAVEILRGQVIRTMKLLGVGSLDQLEPGHVRLLDRRGPADTE; encoded by the coding sequence GTGACCGAACGCAGACTGCCCCGGCCGCGCGAACTCGCGCCGCTGGTCCGGTTCGAGCGCCCGTTCGCCGGTCTGGAACGCAAACTACAACGCGCGCAAACGATTTGGGATCTGCGCGAACTGGCCCGCAAGCGCACCCCGAAGGTGGCCTTCGACTACACCGACGGCGCGGCCGATGCCGAAATCAGCCTGCGCCGGGCGCGGGAGGCATTCGCCGATCTCGAGTTCCGGCCGGCCATTCTCCGCAATGTCGCCGAAACCGACACCAGCACAATGGTTCTCGGCAAGGAATCGGCGCTGCCGTTCGGTATCGCGCCCACCGGCTTCACCAGGATGATGCACACCGCGGGCGAACTGGCCGGCGCCCGGGCGGCCGAGCGCGCCGGTATTCCGTTCACCCTGTCCACCATGGGGACCACCGCCATCGAGGACCTGGCGGCCGGGACGGGGGAGCGGGCCCGCAATTGGTTCCAGCTGTATATGTGGACCGACCGCGACCGTTCGCTCGCGCTGGTGGAGCGCGCGATCCGCGCCGGCTTCGACACCCTTGTGATCACCGTCGACGTCCCGGTGGCCGGGGCGCGGCTGCGCGACGCGCGCAATGGAATGACGGTGCCGCCGTCGATCACCATGGCGGGCGCGCTGGACGCGCTGCGGCGTCCCCGGTGGTGGTGGGACTTCCTGACCACCGAACCGCTCGCCTTCGCCTCGCTGGACCGCTGGTCGGGCACCGTCGCCGAACTGCTCGACGCCATGTTCGACCCGACCGTGAGCTTCGACGACCTCGCGTGGTTGCGGGATCGCTGGCCCGGCAAGGTGCTGGTGAAGGGCGTGCAGACGGTGGCCGACGCCAAACGGTTGGCAGGCGTCGGCGCCGACGGCATCGTGTTGTCGAATCACGGTGGGCGGCAATTGGATCGGGCTCCGGTACCGCTGCATCTGCTGCCGTCGGTGGTCCGCGAGGTCGGCGCCGATCTGGAGGTGCACCTCGATACCGGCATCATGCACGGCGCGGATATCGTCGCCGCGCGCGCACTCGGCGCCCGCTTCACCCTGATCGGCCGCGCCTATCTCTACGGGTTGATGGCGGGCGGCGAGGCCGGTGTGGATCGCGCGGTGGAAATCCTGCGCGGCCAGGTGATCCGCACGATGAAGCTGCTCGGTGTCGGTTCGCTCGACCAACTGGAGCCGGGACATGTCCGGCTGCTGGACCGGCGCGGACCCGCCGATACCGAATAG